In Nitrosococcus halophilus Nc 4, the genomic stretch ATGAGTTTGCACAACCTGGTGCCCCGGCGATGGATTTTGTCTTTACTGTTTGCGACAACGCCGCTGCTGAACAATGCCCCACTTGGCCGGGGCAGCCTATCACCGCCCATTGGGGGGTTCCTGATCCAGCGGCAGTGGAGGGCGATCCAGTGGAGCGCATGATGGCCTTCCGGCAGGCTTTTAGGGAGTTGGAAAACCGAATTAAAATTTTCGTCAATCTGCCCTTTGACTCCTTGGATACATTGAAATTGCAAAAGAAATTAGAAGAAATCGGGCAAACTGAACTGGGAGAGTAGCCTCTGGAATTTTGACCGGACATGAGGGTTCTAATTTCTGGATATCGCCACTCTGCAATGATGGAGGTTGTGGGCTATGATTAGTATGGAATAATACTCATCCCAGAAATTAACGCTCTTTTATCCCTTCTCCCCTGGCGGGAGAAGATTAGGATGAGGGGGGGTAATGGTTAATAAAGAATGTTTTTTATTGGGATTGGTATAACGTCTACATCTTAATCCCGTAAAATTAGAGTATCCCTGATGAAAAGCAACGAAGCCGCAGTGCTCATCCACGCCAGCGCCGTTGCCAATGGGGGGGTTGCTTTTACCCTTGCTAATACCGCTTTAGGGGATACGATGTTGGTGACAGGGCTAACCTTATATATGGTCCGCCGCCTAGGAAAGATTTATGGGGTTGAGGATGTCGCTGCTAAGCAGATTATCGGCCAATGCGCTGCCTACTATGCGGGACCCTATCTCACCGGCAAGCTTTTATTTTGGCTTCCAGGCGTCGGCAATTGGGCCAACGCGGCAACCACGGTTTTATTGACTGAAACCATTGGCTGGACCTGTGTTTCCCTTTTTTCATCGGGAAGAAAACCGGAAGATCTCTCCGATGATGAATGGAGCGATATACTGAAAACTGCCAAAAAAAAGGCGGAAGAAGAACAGCAGAAAAACAAAATTTTACTCCAGAAAATGACCTCGGAGGAGAAAAAAGAAATCAAAACTATCGCTAAGAAATTAAAGGATGAGAGCATCCCGGATGAAGAGAAAGAGAAGTTGCTAGAGTCTCTTAAGGCGTTTTATAAAGACATCAAGAATCGATAAAATAAAAACTAAACTTAAACGACATAAAGCAATATAGCAAAGTAGTGAGTAAAACTACCCGCCAGTACAAATAGATGCCAGATGCCATGGGCATAGTCTAGCTTATTCCCCAAGGCATAAAAAATAATGCCAATTGTGTAGAATAACCCGCCCGCCAAGAGCCAAATAAAGCCCGCCCATGGCAAAGCCTGCATTAGCGGATCTAGGGCGATGAGGGCAAGCCAGCCCATGAGGAGATAAATGACGACGGGGAGTATTCTACGCCCTTCGTTTGGCAGAGAATCTAGCACAATCCCAAGAATAGCAAGGCCCCAGATGATACCAAATAACGACCAGCCCCAAGGGCCGCGTAGCGTAACTAAAGTGAAAGGGGTGTAGGTCCCTGCGATCAATAGGTAAATAGTATGATGATCGAGTTTGCGGAAGAAGCGTCGAGTCTTCCCCAGGGAACTATGGTAAAGGGTGGAAGCGATGTACAGCGAACATAAGGTCACGCCATAGATACTGAAGCTCACAATCTTCCATGGATCGCTCTGGCGCGCTGCCAGCACCACCAACACCACAGAACCTACAGTTGCGGCTATTGCCCCCACCAGATGGCTGATGCTGTTAAACTTTTCGCCTTTTTGCATCTGTTCAATTGTTGGTGCTCCCCATAAAGGGCTATGATTGATTTTTGTATTTGTATATGCGGCTGTTATTTCAACAGACCAAATATTCTTGAAGAACCCGTTGCAATCATTCCTCAAACCACCTGCCCGGCAGCATGACCCGATGCCCAGGCCCATTGAAAATTAAATCCACCCAGGTGGCCGGTCACATCCACCACTTCCCCAATGAAATACAAACCCGGCACTTTTTTGGAAGCCATTGTCGCCGAAGAAAGTTCATCGGTATTAACGCCACCTAGGGTGACCTCGGCGGTGCGGTAGCCCTCAGTCCCCTGGGGGTGGAAACGCCAGTGCTGGAGTTGTTTGGCCATTGCCTGTAATTCCTGGGGAGGGTATTGGCGCAGCGGCAGGTTGTCAAACGCCAGTTCGCAGAGGCGTTGGGCCAACCGCTTGGGCAGTTTTTCGGTAAGCACCGTCCTCAGTTCGGCATCGGGGCGGTTGTGTTGCCGATCTGTTAGCCATGCCGAGACCTCTATCCCCGGTAATAAATTGACCTGGAGTTCATCAGAGGGTTGCCAGTAGGAAGAAATCTGCAAGATAGCTGGGCCGCTAATCCCCCGGTGGGTAAACAACAGGCCACCGGGAAAACACCGGTTATGGCAACTGGCCTCGACCAATAACCCAATACCACTTAAATCCCGATACTGTGCCAGGGTCTCTCCGTTTAAGGTCAGCGGAACCAAGGCCGGGCGAGTGGCTCGGATACGGTGCCCAAAACGTTTGGCGAGTTCATAACCAAAGCCAGTGGCGCCCATCTTGGGGATGGATAGACCGCCGCTAGCCACGACCAAGGCTGTTGTCTGGATCGGACCTAGGCTGGTTTCCAATGCAAAACCCGCGGCAGTTTTCTGCACCATAGTGATTTTGCAACCTACGTCAATTTGCACGCCGGCTTGCTGGCATTCTGCTACCAGCATTTTCACGATCAGCTTTGAGGATTGGTCACAGAATAGCTGCCCCAATTCCTTCTCGTGGTAGGCAATGCCGTGGCGCTCTACCAGGGCCATAAAGTCCCAGGGGCTGTAACGGGCCAGTGCGGATTTGCAAAAATGGGGGTTGGCGGAGAGGAAGTTATCCGGTGTGACGTGGAGATTGGTGAAATTGCAGCGTCCGCCGCCGGACATGAGGATCTTCTTGCCCACCCGGTTGCTGTGCTCGAGGATCAAAACCCGTCGTCGGCGCTTGCCTGCTTCGATGGCGCACATCAAACCAGCGGCGCCGCCACCAATGATGACCACATCCCATACAATCATAGACTATCGCATTTCCCGAATAAATAGGACGCAAACACGGCCTGCCAGGACCTTAACTTCTCAGCCTAACTATCAGGGAAACGCTATAAACCCAGGGGGCTGGGCTTTGCAGGGCGGCCCCCACGCTGATTGTTTCAGCCGGTTCCCATCATAGGGAATTATAAAGATAAGGCCCGTTTGTTACCGGGCATGACGGGGACTTTCCAAATTTTGTCCGCTAAGCTTTAGGGCCAATGACTTAAAGTCATGGAGCTGATTAAACGCCAAAACCACCAAACCCAGTAATTTGATGACTTCTATCCCCATATACACGATATGGTAGGGCGCGGAGGAAACTTCCTGGCCGTTGATGATGGCCAGTGTTCTTGCGTCCAACTTGGTAAAAAGAAGGAGG encodes the following:
- a CDS encoding arsenate reductase ArsC; its protein translation is MADQVFNVLFLCTGNSARSIIGECLINRWGQGKFRGYSAGSHPKGEVHPLALEVLRRQHYSTESLRSKSWDEFAQPGAPAMDFVFTVCDNAAAEQCPTWPGQPITAHWGVPDPAAVEGDPVERMMAFRQAFRELENRIKIFVNLPFDSLDTLKLQKKLEEIGQTELGE
- the trhA gene encoding PAQR family membrane homeostasis protein TrhA; this encodes MQKGEKFNSISHLVGAIAATVGSVVLVVLAARQSDPWKIVSFSIYGVTLCSLYIASTLYHSSLGKTRRFFRKLDHHTIYLLIAGTYTPFTLVTLRGPWGWSLFGIIWGLAILGIVLDSLPNEGRRILPVVIYLLMGWLALIALDPLMQALPWAGFIWLLAGGLFYTIGIIFYALGNKLDYAHGIWHLFVLAGSFTHYFAILLYVV
- a CDS encoding NAD(P)/FAD-dependent oxidoreductase gives rise to the protein MIVWDVVIIGGGAAGLMCAIEAGKRRRRVLILEHSNRVGKKILMSGGGRCNFTNLHVTPDNFLSANPHFCKSALARYSPWDFMALVERHGIAYHEKELGQLFCDQSSKLIVKMLVAECQQAGVQIDVGCKITMVQKTAAGFALETSLGPIQTTALVVASGGLSIPKMGATGFGYELAKRFGHRIRATRPALVPLTLNGETLAQYRDLSGIGLLVEASCHNRCFPGGLLFTHRGISGPAILQISSYWQPSDELQVNLLPGIEVSAWLTDRQHNRPDAELRTVLTEKLPKRLAQRLCELAFDNLPLRQYPPQELQAMAKQLQHWRFHPQGTEGYRTAEVTLGGVNTDELSSATMASKKVPGLYFIGEVVDVTGHLGGFNFQWAWASGHAAGQVV